The Synergistaceae bacterium nucleotide sequence GGAATCGTCATCGAGCAGAAATCCCCCGGCATCGACCTCTCATTACCCGAAAGACAGTCGGACGGCTCATATCTCACTCCCTACGAGCAGGCTAAACGCTATTATGACTGGCTCCCAGTCTCGCAGAAAGGCCGCTACATTCTCACCTGCAACTTTCACGAGATTCACATTCACGACATGGAAGCACCTTCAGCACCGCCCGTTATCATTTCACGCGACAAAGTTTCACCCGGCAATCTCGGATTCCTTCTCACGCCCGGCGAGACTCTTCACCGCGATGTGCGAATCTCCGTTGAGGCAGGGCAGCACGTCAGAAAACTCTATGATTATCTCCTCGACTCACTCGACAGAATCGCAGAAGAGAATCATTACGACAAAAAACAATACGACAAGGCACGCGATGAGATTAACGTCTTCTGCGTCAGACTCGTTTTCCTGCTTTACGCTGAGGACTCCGGGCTGTTCCGCAAGTCTCAATTCACAGACTATTTCAGGAAGGGCGCAAACGTAGCACAGTCAGCACTCAAAGATTTATTCACCGTCCTCAAAACGAAAATACACGAACGAGACCCGTTTTTATCCGCAGACCTCAAAGAATTTCCCTACGTAAACGGCGGACTCTTTCATGATGATGTCAAATTCCCTCAGCTTGATGACAAGGCAAAACGCATTATCCTTCACGACATGGCCGGGTTCGACTGGTCGCCAATCAACCCGACAATTTTCGGCGCAATCTTTGAGGCAACACTCAATGACGAAACACGAAAGCAGGAAGGCATACACTACACATCATCAGCAAACATTCACAAGCTCATTGACCCGCTTTTTCTTGACGGCCTCACAGAGACTCTCAGCACGATTCTTGATGAGCCTGAGTCGCCCGAAAGGACTCAAAAACTGCTCGCGTTTCAGGAAAAATTATCCGCTCTGAGATTCTTAGACCCCGCGTGCGGTTCAGGGAATTTCCTCACAGAGTCCTTCACGTCATTGCGACGACTCGAAAACAGCATACTTGACGCGCTACCAGTAACAGAAAAACGCGCCGTAAAAGTCGAAATTACACAGTTTCACGGAATAGAGGCGATTAATTTCGCAGTCAACATCGCAAAGACAGCCCTATGGATTAGCGATCATCAGATGTGGAAAGAGACTCAGGAGATTACGCACTCGAACGACTCGCCCCTTCCCCTGAAAGAATATGACGGAATAGAGGAAGGCGACGCGCTGAAGTCTGAAGCTCTCATCACAGGATGGAATGTTCATCATGAAGATATGCTCTACATTATGGGCAATCCTCCGTTTGTGGGAAGGGCAAAACAGACTCAGCCTCAGCAGAAAATTGTACGCAAAACTTTCGGCAACGGGAAAATTGATTACGTCTCGTGCTGGTTCGCGGTCGCTTCCGAATATGTCAGGGACAAAAACGTAAAGGCCGCTTTCGTCGCAACAAATTCAATCGTTCAGGGCGAGCAGGTCGGCTATATCTTCAAATATCTCTGCGGAAGATGGCACATAAAAATCGATTTCGCGTATCCGTCTTTCGTGTGGAAAAATGAGCTTCCCGACAAAAGCAAAATGGCTCATGTTCACGTCGTCATTATCGGCTTCAGCACAAACCCGCCGGAAAAACGCAGGCTCTATTACGACTACACAGACGAGAACGGAGAAATACATACAGCATACAGGGAAGTTGACAACATAAATTTCTACCTTCATGAAGGGCCTGACGAGGATATAGCATTCAGGACAGACACACCGATTTGCGCGAATGCCCCGGCCATGACAGCGGGAAATATGGCAGCAGACGGAGGAAATCTCATCATTGAAGCTGAAGATTACGCAGAGTTTATCAAGAGAGAACCGGAAGCTGCGAAATATATCAAACGTTACATGATGGGCGATGAATTTATCAAGAATAAACCGCGCTGGTGTTTATGGCTTGTGGGTGCGACTCCTGACGAAATAAAGAATATGCCGCTCGTGTACAAAAGGGTGAAGGCTTGCAGGGAATTAAGGCAGAAAAGTTCACAGCCGAGACTCGCAGATATACCGCACCTTTTCAGGGAGCAAATGAATCCCGCGCAGTATGTAGCAATCCCGCAACTGTCATCAGAGAGTCGCAAATATATTCCGATGGGCTTTCTTGA carries:
- a CDS encoding class I SAM-dependent DNA methyltransferase, with amino-acid sequence MPDNFQQAETNEKSHTQKFWRRLIFDVFRIVNQDDYIEFEKRVLVGRPKFIDAYIPSTGIVIEQKSPGIDLSLPERQSDGSYLTPYEQAKRYYDWLPVSQKGRYILTCNFHEIHIHDMEAPSAPPVIISRDKVSPGNLGFLLTPGETLHRDVRISVEAGQHVRKLYDYLLDSLDRIAEENHYDKKQYDKARDEINVFCVRLVFLLYAEDSGLFRKSQFTDYFRKGANVAQSALKDLFTVLKTKIHERDPFLSADLKEFPYVNGGLFHDDVKFPQLDDKAKRIILHDMAGFDWSPINPTIFGAIFEATLNDETRKQEGIHYTSSANIHKLIDPLFLDGLTETLSTILDEPESPERTQKLLAFQEKLSALRFLDPACGSGNFLTESFTSLRRLENSILDALPVTEKRAVKVEITQFHGIEAINFAVNIAKTALWISDHQMWKETQEITHSNDSPLPLKEYDGIEEGDALKSEALITGWNVHHEDMLYIMGNPPFVGRAKQTQPQQKIVRKTFGNGKIDYVSCWFAVASEYVRDKNVKAAFVATNSIVQGEQVGYIFKYLCGRWHIKIDFAYPSFVWKNELPDKSKMAHVHVVIIGFSTNPPEKRRLYYDYTDENGEIHTAYREVDNINFYLHEGPDEDIAFRTDTPICANAPAMTAGNMAADGGNLIIEAEDYAEFIKREPEAAKYIKRYMMGDEFIKNKPRWCLWLVGATPDEIKNMPLVYKRVKACRELRQKSSQPRLADIPHLFREQMNPAQYVAIPQLSSESRKYIPMGFLDDSVIPGAGGLMIIPGATLYHFGVLTSRIHMAWMRRVCGRLEMRYRYSGEMVYNTFPWPVALPPSAYAPSCKGYPPSATLLPPLTGGTKGGEIHALITETAQGILDARRLYPNTSFAGLYDDSLMPIELRRAHERNDRAVCRAYGWDEDISEGDIVRELFGLYHMLTRK